A part of Terriglobia bacterium genomic DNA contains:
- a CDS encoding MlaD family protein — MPQRKQLTWTQLRVGILIIAGLVVFAVGIFFISGQVGFFTRHYKLKTYFSGAESLRDGAQVRLAGIVVGNVTAIKLSPFTDLSRAVQIDMKLAQKYQDEIRTDSVATIETVGLLGEAYVNISRGGPSAKPIPDDGTVQSHEEADMKQIVQNANDVVSNLRVLSSTLNDITQQIQHGQGSIGRLIYDEKFINNLNQTVTEAQKLMAQLQSGHGTIGKLLNDETFYNRTVAALDKVNKVLDEVQHGKGSAAKFINDPSVYNNLDQATKRANSLIASLNESKGTLGKLIKDPSLYNHLDETVQHVDVITGRMDRGEGTLGRLSTDPTMYSNLLSASQSLRQFLTEFRSNPKRYLTLRVHLF, encoded by the coding sequence ATGCCTCAGCGAAAGCAACTCACCTGGACGCAGCTCCGTGTCGGAATTCTGATTATTGCCGGCCTCGTCGTCTTCGCCGTTGGCATCTTCTTCATCAGCGGCCAGGTCGGATTCTTTACCCGCCACTACAAGCTCAAGACCTACTTTTCAGGCGCGGAGAGTTTGCGCGACGGCGCGCAAGTCAGGCTGGCAGGAATTGTGGTCGGCAACGTCACCGCAATCAAGCTTTCTCCCTTTACGGACCTCAGCCGCGCGGTCCAGATTGACATGAAGCTTGCGCAGAAATATCAGGACGAGATCCGGACGGACTCTGTGGCCACCATTGAAACCGTCGGGTTGCTGGGCGAGGCCTATGTCAACATCAGCCGCGGCGGCCCCAGCGCAAAGCCCATTCCCGACGACGGCACGGTCCAGAGCCATGAAGAAGCTGACATGAAACAGATCGTCCAGAACGCGAATGACGTGGTGTCCAACCTTCGAGTGCTCAGTAGCACGCTGAATGACATCACTCAGCAGATCCAGCACGGCCAGGGTTCGATCGGAAGGCTCATCTACGACGAGAAGTTTATTAACAACCTGAATCAAACCGTCACTGAAGCTCAGAAGCTGATGGCGCAGCTTCAGTCGGGGCATGGAACGATTGGCAAGCTTCTCAACGACGAAACCTTCTACAACCGGACGGTGGCAGCGCTCGATAAAGTCAACAAGGTGCTGGACGAGGTACAGCATGGCAAAGGCAGCGCCGCCAAATTTATCAATGACCCTTCCGTTTACAATAACCTCGATCAGGCGACCAAACGGGCAAACAGCCTGATCGCCAGCCTCAATGAAAGCAAGGGCACGCTCGGCAAGCTGATCAAGGACCCCAGCCTTTATAACCATTTGGATGAAACCGTGCAGCACGTCGATGTGATCACTGGCCGGATGGACCGCGGCGAGGGAACTCTGGGCAGGCTTTCCACCGACCCCACGATGTACAGCAATCTTCTCTCGGCCTCCCAGTCGCTCCGGCAGTTCC
- a CDS encoding ATP-binding cassette domain-containing protein, which translates to MNSSAAIEFQNVWLYFDDKPALSDVSFSVARGETLILLGATGSGKSVILKLALGLLKADEGKVIVEGLDLGPVHEKEIREIRQRMGIVFQEGALFDSLSVHENVAYRLREAGVKDDDAIERKVREVLSFVELEGAIEKMPAELSGGMKRRVSIARAIINDPHIMLYDSPTGGLDPVTAQTINILILKSRDVHGVSSIVVTHRLQDAFWLAKFAYSKDTGGLAPINGNGAREPAAATRFLLLREGSVYFHGTPNQVVSTQDPYLQRFLR; encoded by the coding sequence ATGAATTCCTCGGCCGCAATCGAGTTCCAGAACGTCTGGCTTTACTTTGATGACAAGCCAGCGCTATCCGACGTCTCCTTCAGCGTGGCGCGGGGTGAAACATTGATTCTGCTGGGAGCCACAGGGTCCGGGAAATCTGTAATTCTAAAACTTGCCCTTGGCCTTCTAAAAGCGGACGAGGGAAAGGTGATTGTGGAAGGCCTGGACCTCGGCCCGGTTCACGAGAAGGAGATTCGAGAGATCCGCCAGCGCATGGGAATTGTGTTTCAGGAAGGCGCCCTTTTTGACTCGCTTTCCGTCCACGAAAACGTCGCGTACCGGCTGCGCGAAGCAGGAGTGAAGGACGACGACGCGATCGAGCGCAAAGTGCGGGAAGTTCTCAGCTTCGTTGAGCTCGAGGGAGCGATCGAAAAGATGCCCGCCGAGCTGTCCGGAGGCATGAAGCGTCGCGTTTCCATCGCGCGGGCGATTATCAATGACCCGCACATCATGCTTTATGATTCGCCTACCGGCGGGCTTGACCCGGTCACCGCGCAGACCATCAATATCCTTATTCTCAAATCTCGGGACGTCCATGGAGTCAGCTCCATCGTGGTTACGCACAGGCTCCAGGACGCGTTCTGGCTGGCAAAATTCGCATACTCCAAAGACACGGGCGGGCTGGCGCCGATCAATGGAAACGGGGCGAGAGAACCAGCGGCTGCCACGCGGTTCCTGCTGCTTCGTGAAGGGTCCGTCTATTTTCACGGCACGCCGAACCAAGTGGTGTCTACGCAGGACCCCTATCTTCAACGCTTTCTTCGGTGA
- a CDS encoding ABC transporter permease, which yields MAEISIDGFVKQKVQAVQDFTFLFANSFANLFSSPRYIVDTIVQMDVIGVGSLPIVLLVGFFSGGVIALQTYRTLSTFGSVTLLGQVVSLSVVLEMGPVLTALVTAGRNSSGIASEIGSMIVSEQVDAMRALGTDPVRKLVTPRLFATVITLPLLTILADLFGMLGGFFVSFYTVRLSSVEYWTTAYQALTFEDVTQGLLKPFLFAFIVALVGCYFGLATRGGTEGVGRSTTQAVVVSSVLILVVDFFFTKFLIAVGFF from the coding sequence AATATCAATCGACGGTTTCGTCAAACAGAAGGTCCAGGCCGTACAGGACTTCACGTTCCTCTTCGCTAATTCATTCGCAAACCTTTTCAGTTCGCCACGATACATTGTCGATACGATCGTTCAGATGGATGTGATCGGCGTGGGGTCGCTACCCATTGTTCTATTGGTAGGTTTTTTTTCAGGCGGGGTTATTGCGCTGCAGACGTATCGGACCTTGAGCACTTTCGGCAGCGTCACATTGCTGGGGCAGGTAGTGTCCCTTTCGGTCGTGCTGGAAATGGGACCTGTTCTGACAGCGCTGGTGACGGCCGGCCGGAACAGCTCCGGCATCGCGTCAGAGATTGGGTCCATGATTGTCAGTGAGCAGGTTGATGCCATGCGGGCCTTGGGGACTGACCCGGTGCGCAAACTGGTCACTCCCCGTCTGTTCGCCACGGTCATCACTCTTCCGCTTCTCACGATCCTCGCCGATTTGTTCGGAATGTTGGGCGGTTTTTTCGTGAGCTTTTACACGGTGCGCCTGAGTTCGGTGGAATATTGGACTACGGCTTACCAGGCGCTTACGTTCGAGGATGTGACCCAAGGCCTTCTGAAGCCGTTTCTCTTTGCCTTTATTGTGGCGCTGGTGGGGTGCTATTTTGGGCTCGCCACCCGCGGGGGAACAGAAGGAGTGGGACGTTCCACGACCCAGGCGGTTGTGGTGTCCTCGGTGCTGATTCTGGTAGTGGATTTTTTCTTCACCAAATTCCTTATCGCGGTTGGCTTCTTTTGA